TGcgtttggctaacctctagaaggccacgggggaggccatctatgcttcactccaagctccGATGCATCAAAATTTATGGCACGAAAATCCCTCTCGCGGGAGCttggaagaaaataacaaagataCTTTGCGTCAGACACTTGAAAGAAATTTGACTCGTAGAAGGAGtaatattgccccccaagtatctttgttggttgacgaAGCAAGATCctcaattgcaattttggagataaTAATGTCCCACgatcggctttgtcgccaactaCCATATCATAGAACATAGTGTCTTCAGAATAAGCCACAGATTGGCTATTGTATTCGACCACTTGTTCAAGGGATTTGAACTGCTGCATATGATTTTTGGAACcaataattaaattataattatcATCATATTCATCATAGATTGGCTCTGTGTCAAGACTGGACTTGGGGTCACCAAATCCTTCTTTACAAATTTCAAAGCCACTGACTGGCCTTGAAACATATATGAAGATcttcaaattgaattgattaataaagccaCAGATTGGCTTCTCAAGACCAAAACATAATTGATAATCAAGTGGCCCATGCCTTAATTGGTAATTAACTGGACCACACTCTTGACCTTCTACATGATGAGGACGTCCAGCAACCATATAAcaacttaattcataattaagttGATTGTGGCTTTGATTACCTTGGTCATGATGACGTCCAGTAGCATAACCATAATTAAATTGATCATACAGCTGCTTCTGGTTATTAGGGGCTTGAACCTGGACAATATCatgccccccatgcatctgatcagtagccacgtatttggcttgatcagtggagaaatcatATGTTTGTTTTGAGACAATTAtattgtcagaagaacaatcttgttgaCCATCTTCTCCATGCAAAGCCTCTATGTAAGGCCGTGACTCATCAATGAGGCATTTAGGTTTATTGCCACCTGTAGGCAATTCAACCTCAGAAACAACCTCTTCGCGCGAAGATTTTTGGCTTTCCAATTCGCCTTGCTGTGAACCGACTTGAGTAGTCAAGCTGGGATCTTCCTTGCGCAAGGTCGCGAACTCTGATGAGGTATGCTTGTTTTGGTTCGCGATGGCCTCCATGACTTGCTTTTGTCGCTTGGTATCCTCAGTCCGTTGGGCGATACGCTCATTCAGGTTCGTGTGTGAGCCGATTCGCCTTCGCGGTTTTCCTGGCAAAATCagcgtccatcttcttgcgatggtttTCGACATTCTCCATGAGGATCGCGAGTTTTTCCTCGACGGTCGCTCCCTCTGTAATAGGCTTCGAAACGAAAGCCTCTTCTGTCGTAGTGTCGTCATTGGTGGCAACATTGGCCATCTTTTCACTTTAGGAATctcctttggtaaagattttcctcTGGCATCCCAATGATGGTGAACACAAAAGACTCTAGcttggtcccactgggcgtgccaaaatgtttggctcaaaaccagttggcttgcaaactgtctcttttgagcgagtgattgcgcgggcgtgccagcactgtggggtgcagtcgttggggtagtcccttgacctgacttcttcttcaagcgctgtggacgaggagagcaccaacctgatctcgtcacagggttcttctcttgcctttcgggaaaggacttttgccttacggataaggactttggttgtgatctctttgcgttcaccgtatcgatactcaacgttgtaggttgagcagagcaatcactgggaagttgtgagaaagcacgggttttgctaaagcgtgactttagcttcgctgggttgcgagggcgttacccttgcttcactgggtgtgtcggtggcagtagtactggcagtcggctcgcgaggagactaggactggaagcacagtcgccgggttgatctggtgatgctgacagtcggctcgcgcggagactaggactggcgggcagtcaccgggtttcaacgaggttgaaggtttgctccggggaggctttgtaatcactgggattgattgattagagAGAGGTCCTTTATTGTTCtgctttagcctctatatataggctgctgcaGATTCTCCTTTCAAATAGggatgaaatactatattttaggccacagttattggcctttgaatcaaatcaaaactcttaatagctTTGATATCTATCGTATAGATACTCTGTCGCAGCAATCTTCTAGGCAAGATTAATTACCTTCTGGAGTCCTGGACGTAATCTTCTTAGATGCGGTAGGATATGCACATATCTTTaattcatgcatatatatatctttGCGAGGAATCCTCGCGAGCACTCATATCTTCATGCAATAGACTTTAATTGCATGCATATATAATGTCACATATGTTAGCCACGTATTGGCTTTTTCCATGCATgtaacaattatatatatatgtgtgtgtgtgtatatatatatatatatatatatatatatatatatattccttgaaGCATGATTGCATGCAATAATCTCTCCCACGTCCAGCCACCATCAATTGCATGGGCAAGCTTAGCTGGTGGCCCACCTTGACTCCTTCCTTGATTGATCAACCAAAGACCTTAATTGCATGAGAAGCTATATTATATTTCTCCCTTGATAATCGCTTGATATTCAAGGTGGCTGATTCCTTCCCAAACTTGTTCGCGTCCTCGTAGAGTCTTGACAATCAAGCAAACAAATTACcattaattaataataaatcaatGAATATCCAGATTTGCCTTAGGATTCCTTGGTccccaagtaggctttatttagcctctaaataatatattccgAGCTTATCGAAAATAAATAGCTTGGGCCACTGATATTGGCCCGGATTTCTTCAAGTCTCCCTCGTCgagaaaaaatgttattttgggttcaaacatatatatatatgtgaataaGATAGCGTTTGGATGCTCACATACATACCGGTTCACATGCAAATATTTTCCttaacaaaatgaaataaaactcATGATTCAATAAAGTAACTTCACATGATCAATAATCATCTTTCAGCTCAAGAAAACTAACCAACTCATGACTCTCTTTCACACAATGTTCACCACACTGGTCACTACACAAGTTACTACCACGACAATTCACCACACAGGTACGTACTACCACGACAAATTAATTACATCTCAAACCATATGATTAGGGAGGTGAGACTAGACCCATAATATCTCATCAAAACTCAGCAACCCAATTCCATGATTGTAATCTATATATAGTTGAGATATCACCGTCAACAATATTCCACCCAATTCCACAATTGTAATCTAGATAGTTGCATATCATCGTCAACAATATTCCACCGATCGTAATCTAATAGTGTGTGTGTACAGCTTGTGTTGTAAATAAATCGGAGTCATtgatttatttaggttatcacaGATAAGGTCGACAGCTCGCCAGAAGAAAAAAACATGTTTCCATTTGAATTAATTAATGTTGAATATTTAGTTATCATTGGTCCGTTGAATTTTAGAGCTATAAATAGCCCTCACGGCCTCTTCAATTGATCAATTCTCACACACAGAGCTGAGAGTTGAGTGGGAGAACAGTATGAGTTTCAGAAATATGTTGAAAGTGAGTTTCTTAATGTTGCTTGCCATGGCTTTGGCAGCAACTAGTGTTCATGCTCGCTTAGACCTATTTGGCCAGCTGCTTACCTCCAAGAACCAACCAGACCCTAATGCTGGTAATTACCTATACCTAGCTACTTAGCTAGCTAAGCTAAGTAGCTATACATTAATTAGTTCAAGTTCAAAATATacatgttcatattattgtttgtcTATGTTTCCTCATGTTGTTAAATTAGTTAAATCATATCAGAATAGatgtatattatttttgtaataaattaacttatatatatatgttattgtTCAATCACAAGAATGCCAGCGAATTCCATATCTACTGTGCATCCGCATCTGTGACGCTTGCATTTGCGATAAGCGTGCTGCAGAATTTGCAGAGTGCACTTGTGCAGGGTGGAAACCAACTGCAGAACTCCAGAAATCTGGTAATCTGACCAACTTAAGAGATTATGAaataattttattgttttccATCAACATTATTGTAGTTGATATATGATAATTGATATATTGTTTCTATTATGGTTCATATGAAAAAAGATAACTACTGTAACTCTTTCGGAATTATCCACATAGATGCAGCAAAAGCATGCATCAAAACAACGGGGATGTGCATATGTACTTTCTATATATACTTTAGAATATAAAAGTACATATGCTTTCTTTATCAACCATActaaggctatgtttggtatgacTGTTCCTTGAGAAAAAgttggcttctgcttatttctgagaataagtggctgaaaagcaaagctgctgagtgtttggtaaactggctttttataagggCTGTCAGTGGCAGaagcagtggcaaagtgtttggtaaatcaaactggcttgtgctttttatttgtggaatgaccgaattggacatgagagattattttgcttaattaattgtatataaaacaatattgttcaaatgatcttgttattctttttaatctttattatgtccgtattaatttttgttaactttgaatttttataaagcatggtgactatttgattaatattggacaatatGAATTTAAATCATGGTGACTATATTATTATAAATCATAGTTTCTAGTTCACATCAAATGTTCACGTTATTACGCGCATtcatcaaactttgagtaaTGTTATTTCTTATTGCTTCCATTTCTTGTGCACCGTgaccatgatattcttcttctacatcatcatccatttctatctcatcacttgacccataaccttctctttcttcactgcGGACAAAATGTCTATCACCATGTGCATGTATCCGTATATAATTATGAAGTGTCATGGTAGCAATGACAATCTTCACTTGCTTTTCAAATGAATAACCTTGCATGTCCCTTAAAATCTTCCACTTTTTTTTCCAAACTCCAAATGTGCGTTCTATAACGCCTCTAAGAGAAGAGTGTGCTTGGTTAAATacctctttttcatttcttggtTCTTGCCTACGGTATTGTTGAAAATGTTGTCTCGGACCTTTGTAAGGTCCCAAAAATCCATTCATTTGAGGGTATCCGGAATCTACAACATAATATTTTCctgtaaaataaagaaatgtcaaattttaACAAAACTTCATTCAAAGCATCATAAAATTTGATCTAAAAATAAATATAGTTACCTAGTGGAGGTTTAGGAAAATTCATTTCGGGATCTCGAAGTACCGATAGAAACACTCTCGTATCATGAGCAGACCCTTCCCATCCCGCACATACatagataaattgcatattgaAATTACATGCCGCCATAACATTTTGTGTTGGTATTCCTTTTCTACCAATGTACGGTATTTGTTTTTCAGGAGCTATAGAAGCGGGAATATGGACTCCGTCGATAGCGCCGACGCAATCCTGTAAATAATGATGTTATTTGTCAATTAATAGAAGTAACTAAATTGTGAAATTATTGACTAGTAACGCATGACAAATACCTTAAAATGAGGCATGTATCTGTTATCCCTCATGATCTCCGGTGCAACACCATTAAATTCATTCTCCGAAGGTCTCATTATACGTTTACCTAGTTTACACACATGATCTAGTGCGTTTCCTAAATATCTAGAAACAGTTTCATTAGAATGTTGAAATCGTTCTGCTACTGACCTAATTCCACATCCCTGTCCTAGGCACCACAATAGCATTCCCATAACTTCAATATGACTTGTTCTGTTTGAACCCAACACCCCAAATTGAACTTCCAAATCACTACATAAACGATAAAATACTTCCTTTTGCATTCTAAATGCATTGTAACACCGACTGTCATTCCCTTGTAATACTTCCATTATCCACTTATTACCTGTTTGAGAAGATACCATGCAAGGAGTTTTATGAACATAGTTCATGTAATAATGTTGAATGAGCAGAGCATTAAATTGCACACTTCGTAAGAATATCTCCTCCTCCACTTCATCTACTTCGGAATTGTTCATATATCAATCCAAAACCTGCAAATTTAAATGTAAATATGATATGATATACATATGATAAACAACATCTAAATCATTAACAAGCAGTAATgaaaaaaattcaccaaatccCATTTTTATAATCCACATgatgaaaaacaaataaaatacttCCAATTCTTATTATTAAAAACAATGCTGAAACAAACAACAATAATGTCTTAGTTATGGTTCATCTCAAAATTCAGCCACTCCAACCTCACGTTACGATCTTCCATAGTGAAAtacatctctctcttctcttgacTTAAAAACAGTCGAGTAGCAAAAAACCACAAACTATTACCCTGCTCGATACCAGGCAATGAGGTGACATCCTTCATCACGTCCTTAATACTAGTGCCTCCACTTTCTACACTTTTATTGATCATGGAAGTTCCTGTGCTCCTACTCTCAATTGCCTCACACATTCGATTAATTTGTTTAGCCAAATGAGCAGCACCtcccaccttttctttttttggtactACTCCTTTACCTTTCTCAGCTctctcatttctttttcttttaggcaGAGCCGGGGCCAAATCATCATTATCCTCAGAGTCACCACTACCTTCAAGGTTCACCTCATTGTTACCTTCATGTGGACTTCTAGGGATAGGTAGTGCAGAAGATGGTGAATATGCATGCTGACCAGTGGCAGAAATACCCATGAACATCTTATCCAACTTGTCTTCAAAATCGGGTGCAATTCCCTTTTTCTTTAACTTTCCATATTCCTTGTTTTTCTAgacaaacaaataaataaataaatcaaacaaTGTTCAATGTATCTCAAATGAAGTATAATTGTTAACcaaaataattaaattgatttacATACCTCAATCTTGAGGCGCCACCACTCATCGGATGCATCTATAGTTTGACGCTTGTGATCCCACCCAAGACCGGTCTCTTTTCCCTTcaaatctttccataatttccAATGATCTTTGAGGGAAtcccatttatttttcatttgttttctaGTATATTCTTTGCCCGTTTCATTACAAAAATTATTGATTATATTCACCCATCCCTCCGGATTAAAATGAGTATTTGGACGATTATTGTTATCCACCTCCTTGATACATAAGTCACAAAAGACATCTACTAAACCATCATTCCAAACAGCCATCTAGCACAGATAAAAACGCCAATTATAACAACAATTACCTGCTATTCTGGTTTGTAAAAGATATAACCAACAATTATAACAAGAACTACGATAATAACAACAATTAGAACAACAATTAGAATCTTTGCAGAACTGCGAATTTAACAACTACGAAAATAACAACAATTATAACAACAATTACAACAACAATTAGAACGAAGCAGAACTACGAATTTAACAACAATTATAACAACAATCTGCGAATTTAACAACAATTATAACAACAATCTGCGAATTTAACAACAATTATAACAAGAACTACGAAAATAACAATAATTATAACAACAATTAGAACGAAGCAGAGGGAGACTGACTTGCTTGATTCGAAAAGAGGCCGAGATGCGTTCTGTGAGAGGGAGATCGAACAGAGGGAGACTGGTTGGGTTCTGTGAGAGGCCGAGATGCGTTCTGTGATTGGATGGGTTCTGTGAGAGGGAGATCGAACAGAGGGAGACCGAGCAGAGGAGATAGACCGAGCAGGGAGACCGACCGGAGACCGAGCGGAGGGAGATCGACCGGAGACCGAGTAGAGATCGAGACCGGAGACCGAGACCGGAGATCGAGACCGGAGACCGAGACCGGAGATCGAGACCGGAGATCGAGACCGGAGACCGAGAAGGGAGACCGACCGGAGACCGAGCGGAGGGAGATCGACCGGAGACCGAGTAGAGATCGAGACCGGAGACCGAGACAGGAGATCGAGACCGGAGACCGAGACAGGAGATCGAGACCGGAGATCGAGACCGGAGACCCAGAAGAGGAGAGCGGAGATCGAGCAGAGGAGAGCGGAGATCGAGCGGAGATCGAGACCGGAGACCGGAGACCGAGCAGAGCAGAGCGGAGATCGAGCGGAGATCGAGACAGGAGACCGGAGACCGAGCGGAGACCGAGCAGAGGAGAGCGGAGACCGAGCAGAGGAGAGCGGAGATCGAGTGAGAGCGGAGATCGAGTGAGAGCAgagggagatgagagagagcagagagagatgagagagagcaGAGGGAGATGAGAGATGGGATCGAGTGAGAGATGGGATCGAGAGACCGATGGAGATGGGTGGCATCGGCTGTAATTGTTTCAGCCAACGGAGGATAGAAAACGggattttcaaaaattcattaatgaacagTGTTCCGCGCTACAGTAACCCCCGAGCTTCTGGCTTTTAAAAGCTGGGGGGAGCCAGCTTCTGCTTCTCGCCATAAGCTGGGGCAGCTTTTTTTAAAGCCTGAAATTAAGCTGGGTTACCAAACGCCAATAGCTCTTgtgcttataagcaggggagcaaaaaagccccccCAAACATAGCCTAAATTCCTACATGTATTACTAATAACATGCGCAGATATGTAGAAAAAATTGCGTACAAAATTTGACTTGGTCTCCAAACTAGTTTCGAAATCAGTGGGAGGCTTTATTTCATATCCGGAATTCATTGAAATATGTGATGAGTGTGTAATTTGTACATGGAGAAAGTATTGTACTATTGTGATAAAAAGATTGCTTTCAACACCAAGAAACCAGTAATTCAATATGCGGGTAACTAGTTTCAATTTGATTTTATGTtcttattacttatttgttaGTGTTATGAGTGTGTAATTTGCACTGAACCTTATCCAATTGAGGCTGCATTATGCTATTGCGGCATGAAACCAGCAATCCAAAATTTGGGTGTGACTATCTTAATTATTTTAGAACGTGCTTGATTAAATTTGATTATAATGTTGCTAATCATAGTTAATTGTTTATTTGTTACAGGAGATGTAGGCATAGCCCTCCCAATCGAGCTTGTGAACTAGATAGCTAACTTAGCTGCTAGCTGTCCGATCTTCCCCGAATGGTCGATCGAGTTCAATGattaaaacaagaaataaataaataataaaaaaaagctaTATATTTACTCCTTCTGATGATGCCCCAGAATTCCTTTTTGTTAAGGCTAGTTTCTCTGTAGATTAAGCTTGCTATGCCTATATGCATGTAAGCGGCCTTATGTTGTACGCTGCTTGTCAGTTTCGATCAGCTAAGCTTGTTAAGAAATAAAGTTTACGAGCTTTAGCATTACATTGATCCTTAGTCTTTTGCGAGGCCATTGCGAAGCTGTTTCTAGCATTATTCAAATAAAGAACCTGTTTTGTTAATTGAGAAAACAATATACACATTAATAAAAACACGCACCCATATCATTGAAAGTGTGAACTACTGATAATTTTGCATGGACGTTTACAGATGATACAAATATATCAGAAGAAAGAAGTTCAAGCTTTTTCTCAATATTGTTGGCAACTTAGAAGACGGTACGTATATCTGCATACATGAATTATAGATTGATGATCACAGTCCTATTACCAGAGTTAAAAAGAGACCCATTATTACTCATCTCTCCAGTTGTATTCTTACTAATATTTGTACCATTGTGTTATTGATTATTTATCAAGGTATATATGCTTAGGTCCAGTTTGGCATAGTTTTTAAAGTGTAAAAGTTgtttaacttataagttaagtAGCAAAATGTGTTTGATGAAATTTAAAAAAGTAGCTGATTATTTCAAAAGTTACATCATTAGGTTGCTGCTTATAGAAATTGGTAAAAACCTGCTTTTCATAAGCTAAAAACTATAACTGCTTATGGTTT
This portion of the Rosa chinensis cultivar Old Blush chromosome 1, RchiOBHm-V2, whole genome shotgun sequence genome encodes:
- the LOC112182435 gene encoding uncharacterized protein LOC112182435; this translates as MSFRNMLKVSFLMLLAMALAATSVHARLDLFGQLLTSKNQPDPNAECQRIPYLLCIRICDACICDKRAAEFAECTCAGWKPTAELQKSGDVGIALPIELVN